The region GTATATGCTAATATTGGTATACTAGACTTCCCATCCTTGTTCAGCCAGAATACATTACGAAAGCTCTCGCAGCCGGCAAGTACGTTCTCGCTGAAAAGCCCATTGCAAAAGACGTGGCCACAGCGCGCGCTCTGCTCGACTGGATATCCACCAACGTTCCCTCTGGCGGACCCACTCTCTCCATTGCCGAAAACTTCCGCTTTCTAGATTACTTTCTCTATGCCGCGGCCGAGATCAAATCCTTGGGCCGCCTTCTCGGTTTCCGTATGCGTGTGCACAGTCTTGTCAAACCAAGCTCCAAGTATTTTGAGACTGCATGGCGCAAAAAGCCAGAGTACCAGGGCGGATTGTTGTTAGATGGCGGGGTGCACTTTGTTGCAGGGATCCGGTTGATATTGGGGGGGTCGGGGGTAAAGATAGTGAAGACGAGTGCGTTTACGACGCGGTTGCAGGAGCATTTGTCGCCGGTGGATACGGTGGATGCAACAATGCAGTTAAGTAATGGGGCGAGTGGAACAGCGTCGATCAGCTTTGGAACGCAGTTCAGTGGATCAGAGTATGCCTTTGCTTGTGAGAAGGGGACGGTAGTTGTTACAAGGGCAAAGGTTGCCGTTAAGAGAGACGGAGAACATGGGGAGGTTAAGGAGTTCAAGGATGAGGG is a window of Pyrenophora tritici-repentis strain M4 chromosome 2, whole genome shotgun sequence DNA encoding:
- a CDS encoding oxidoreductase family; this translates as MASTGIALIGSGIFAKEEHLPAILAADSLSLKAIYSRSRASVEGLASGLSEGVGKELELYSDDTEGKGYDELLKREDIGGVVIALPILVQPEYITKALAAGKYVLAEKPIAKDVATARALLDWISTNVPSGGPTLSIAENFRFLDYFLYAAAEIKSLGRLLGFRMRVHSLVKPSSKYFETAWRKKPEYQGGLLLDGGVHFVAGIRLILGGSGVKIVKTSAFTTRLQEHLSPVDTVDATMQLSNGASGTASISFGTQFSGSEYAFACEKGTVVVTRAKVAVKRDGEHGEVKEFKDEGSGVKPEVAAWGKGLQEGKMDPRQSAEEGLRDLEVLEAMLTSGEKGGAPVELKL